A region of the Clostridia bacterium genome:
CCTTTACAAGCATTTCCGCCTCGCAAGATTACCCAATAGCTAAAAACGCATATATAGACTTTGTTTTATGCAAAGAAGTTCTTACCGACTTAATCGAGGGGTGCAAAGAAAGCAAACTATTCTTAGCCGAGATTGATTCGTGGCAAACCTTACTTAACGCCTTGCCCAAAAGGCAACTTTCACCCGGCGGAGAGATTAAAGACTTTCTTGACTGCGACGTTAAATCAACCCAAATTACCAATATTTCTACGCTTTACGAGGTTGATAACGCCGAAACTGCTAGCGACCTTGCAAACGACCTACTTCAAACGGCAAAAGCTAAGTTTTGCGAACCTAATAAGCAAAATTCTTATAATTTATCTATGCTTGCGCTTGCCTTTGTCAAATTAAATCAAAAGAAACTAGCGCAAGAAGCAATCGCCAACGTGGTTAGAGGTTGTAGTATGTCAAATCTTGCCCTAACCCTTAATGACTGGCGTGGTATGGGCGTGTGTGGTAATGAAATTTATGCCCCGATGCAATTACAAAGCAATATAATAATAGCTTCCGCTATTCAAAATATGTTGCTTAGGACTTCTCAAAATTCTATCTATATCTTGCCTTGTATGCCAACGGAATGGGGCAGTTTTAAAGCCGATAATTTGCTTTCGGTAAATAGTTGTGAAGTTTCTATCGCATATAACAGTTCTAAGTCGACCTTGCAAGTAGATATTAAAGCTAGAAAAGCTAGCGTATTTAATCTAATTTTACCCGATGGAACAAAAAAACTTCTTAAATCGGCGACTAAACTAATATTTGACGTTGAAAAAGATACTATCGACAATATAGAACTATCCGCAGGAAAGTCAATTAGCTTAAATTTTGCGTTTAAGCCCAACAAATAAGAAGGAATGATTATGAAATGTTTATTTTGCGGTTGTGAAGAAAGCAAGGTTGTTGATTCTAGGTCAATCGAAGAAGGCAACGCTATTCGCCGTCGTAGGGAGTGCGAAGGCTGCGGAAGGCGTTTTACGACTTTCGAAACGATAGAGACTACGCCTATATTAGTAATCAAAAATAGCGGAGTACGCCAACCTTTTGACAAAAATAAGCTTAAAAATGGTATTATAAAAGCCTGTGAAAAACGACCTGTCGCAATGCGTCAAGTCGATAGTCTTGTAGAAGACATACAAAAGCAACTTTTTAATTCGCTAGAACAAGAAGTTACAAGCAAGCGTATCGGCGAGCTTGTTATGGAGGGTCTTAAAAGCATAGACGAGGTCGCTTACATTCGTTTTGCCTCAGTGTATAGACAATTTAAAGACAGCGCAACTTTTATTCAAGAAATGACAAAAATTTTTGAACCTGAAAAAAAGATATAATGTTTGTAGATATTTTACTAAAACATTACAATAAATATCCGCTTATGCGCATAGACGACTTTGTTAAATTAATTTATCAAAGCGAATTCGGCGCGCATTTTAACCCTAATTACGATGTAATTCTTCAAGGCATTGAAGAAGAATGTCGAAATCTTACACCGCAAATCAAACCGACAATGCCAATTTCCAGCAATCTTGTAAGGGTAGACTTGCAAGATTGTTTGTATAAAGGCGTAAAATTTTCAATTCTTGCAAATATGTTTTGTTTAAGTAGCCTCGAAGGCAATCAAGAATCTATTTGTCAAAAATTTGATATTTTGCTTGATTTAATTCAAAGTAAAAAAATAAATTTATCTTTAAACGCAACCAAGGCATTTTTAATTAATTATAAAAAGTCGCCTTACGCTTTGTCGCACTCAATGGCTTACAGCAAAAATTATCAACCGCATTATAGAGTAATCGATAGCAAACTTTGGCAACTTTATAAGGTAATTGAAATTATCGAGGGCATAGCCGACAAAAAAGGCACGGTAGTAGTGGCGTTTGAGGGTTGTTCGGCAAGCGGAAAAACCACAACGGCAGGTATAATTAAGAATTATTTTGGCAGTCGTTGCAATTTGTTCCATACCGACAATTTCTTTTTGCCTCAAAGCCTAAAAACGAAGGAGCGACTAGCTGAAATAGGTGGCAACATTAATTACGAAAAATTACAAGAGTTGCTACATTCTATTAGACAGGGACAAGTCGTAGGCTACCAAAGTTTTGATTGCCATACCCAAACTTTCACAAATATTTCCCTACCGCCGTCAAATATCAACATCGTAGAGGGGGTTTATTCGCTTCACCCAACGTTAATTAAAAATTACGACCAAATTTTCTTGTTTAGCGTAGATAAATACGTTCAACAACAGCGAATAACCTTGCGTGACGGGCAAGAGGGGTTAAAACAATACAATGAAGTTTGGTTGCCGCTTGAAAATAAATACCTAAATAGTTTGGCTCTACAAGGAGAAGTAAACTATATCGACGCAAATGACCTTGACAACATCATTATTAAATAAAGATTAATTTAATAACTATTTCAATATTACTTAAATTAAAAAAACGAACATATTCAATATTACTTAAATTAAAAAAACGAACAAATTTAATATTACTTAAATTAAAAAAATGCAACAAAAACTCCACTACACAGTAGTGGAGTTGATTTTTGTAGTAAAATTAACCGTTAATTATTTAATCTCGTCGGTAGGCTCGTCGACAGGTTGCTCAACTGGCTTAGCAACTTTCTTTGGAGCTTTTTTGGCTGTTTCTTTCTTTTCCTCAGTCTTCTTAACCGGACTAGCGACAGGCTTAGCGGACTTTTTGGGAGCAGGAACTTTTGCAGCTTCTTTTGCCTTTCTTGCGTCGTTAATAGTCGCCTTAATTGTGGCTTGTTCTTCGGCTTTTTTGACTGCGGCAGCCTTTTGCTCGGCTTGCTTTTGTGTCTTAGCGTCAATCTTGATTACGACAATGCCGTTTACAAGTTGATACAAAGCTTTACTAACTTGTGATTTTTTGCGGTTAGCGCAATTTTTGTGGATAACGCCCTTAGTTGCTGCGCCGTCGATTTTGCTTTCGGCGATAGGCAATAATTTCTTAGCAAGTTCAAGGTCGCTACTAGAAATAGCTGCGTTAAATTTTTTGATTGCGGTGTTCATTTGCGAACGAACCATTTGATTTTCAAGTTTTTTCTTGTTTGAAACAGAAACTCTCTTTTCTGCGGATTTAATGTTAGGCATTTTCTACTCCTTACCCTTTAATTTCTTATTTAGCCTTGTAATTTTATCACAAATTACAATATTTGACAACAATTTTAGCTAATAATTATTATTTAGTTTGCTTATACATAGTATATAGCGTGAGCATTGTTATAATTGATAGCGGAGTAGGGGGAAGCTCCGTTTACCAAAAGGTAAAAAAATTACTTCCTCAGCAAAATTACATATATTTTTGCGATAATTTGCATTTCCCATACGGAGAGCGTAGCGTTATGGAGTTGCAACAAATAGCCAAACAAAACATCGATTACTTGATAAACAATTACCAAGTAAGTTGTTTTGTTTTAGCTTGCAATACTATTACGGCTTGCGCAATAGATTGTCTGCGGTCAACCTACCTAGACTATTCTTTCGTAGGCACTGAACCGCCAATTAAACAAGCGCTTGAATATACGGCTAATAATTGCTTAGTCGCCAGCACTCGGGCGACAGCGTTAAGTCAACGCTTAAAAGAGCGTTTTAACCAAGATAACGTTAAATTTGTAGCTTTTGACAAGCTTGCCTCAATGGTAGAATGTCAAGAGCCAAGCAAAAATATTAGTAGATATATCAATAGCGTACTTGAAAAACAAGATTATAATTTTGACTGCGTAGCCTTAGGTTGCACGCATTTTTTATTATGTAAATACGAATTTTCCCAAGCATTTATCGGCGAAGTGTTTGATGGTAGCTTAGGGGTTGCGTCTAGGGTTAAACAATTAGTCGGCAAGGCTAGGCAAGAATTTGCTTGTTCGGTTATTTTAACCAAGCACGACGACAACAAATACAATCAAATTGTTAAGTTATTACAGTAATTTTTATTTTTATCTTTGCCATTGTTGCTTTTATTTGTATTATTTGGTTTAACTTGAAATAAAATAAATCAATTTATTAAAAATATTCCTCTATTTATAATAAAAATAATAGTAAATAACCTTAAACTATTTGATAAATATAGCTGTTTAGTGTATAATCACGTTATATGGCGGTTTTTAACTACCTGTAACGCAAGTTTTATAAATTAAAGATAAAGGGGAATAAAAGATGATCGCAAAAGACATTCGCAATTTTGCTCTTATAGGGCACAGCGGTGAGGGTAAGACCACCCTAGCCGAAGCTATACTTTTTAACGCTAAGGCAATAGACAGACAAGGCAAAGTCGACGACGGCAACAGCACGCTTGACTTTGACCCCGAAGAAATAGCTAAAAAAATATCTATTTCGCTATCGGTAGCTAACGGCACTTATAGGCAAACTAAATTTAATATTATCGACGTTCCCGGCTATTTTGACTTTGACGGCGAGAAAGTACAAGCTCTTTCGGTTGCCGACTCTGCTATAATCGTAACTTCGGCTTCGGGCGATATGTCCGTAGGCACAGAGAAGTCCATAGATTACTGTATTGCAAACAAAATACCCGCAATTATATTTATCAACGGTCTTGACAAAGAGAATACTAATTATCAAGGTACTGTTTCGGCAATAACCGAGCGTTATTTAACCAAAGTTACCCCGTTATTTATTCCTATTACTAAGGGTGGATTTAGCGGTTTTGCAAACGTTCTTAATGGTAAATTCTACCAAACTAGCGACGAAGCAAACGCTATCGAAATGCCTTCTGCAATAGCTGACGAAGTAGCTTCGCTTCACTCAAAAGTTGTTGAGTCTGCCGCCGAAAGCGACGACAAACTTATGGAGAAATATTTCGAAGAAGGCGATTTAACCGAAGAAGAAGTTGAGCAAGGTCTTAAACAAGGCGTGCTTAATTGCGTAACAATTCCAATATTTGGCGGAGCTGCTTATTCTAACAAGGGTATATTCAACTTAATGAACCATATCATTTCCCTTTTACCTAGCCCCGACAAACGTGAAATAATAGCTACCGACGACGACGGCAACAGCAAGACAATCAAATGCGACGCAACTTGCCCTGTTGTTTTGAGAGTATTTAAGACCGTAGTAGACCCCTTTGTAGGTCGACTAACATATTTTAAATTACTTAGTGGTTCGCTAAAAAGCGGTTTAATGCTTAAAAACGCCAATAAGGACAGCGAGGAAAAGATAAGCTCAATGTATTTTGTTAAAGGCAAAAAACAAGAGCCTACCGATACAATCACAGCCGGCGACATCGGCGCAGTTAGCAAACTAAATACGCCAACAACAGGCGACGTGCTTAGCGAGGGCGTAGAACTTACCCTTCCGCCCATCAATATGCCTTCACCCGTACTTTCAATGGCGGTTTACGCTGCAAAAAAAGGCGAAGAAGACAAGATTTTTGCCGGACTATCCAAACTTAAAGACGAGGATATTTCTTTCTCGGTAGTTAAAAATATTGAAACAAACGAAATGCTACTTTCGGGCGTAGGCGAAAACCAACTTGACATTTTGTGCCGTAAATTAAGAAATAAATTCGGCGTAGAAGCCGTGTTAAAAGAACCTCGCATCGCATATAAAGAAACAATCAAGGGCAAAGCTACCGCCGAAGGCAAACACAAAAAGCAATCGGGCGGAGCAGGTCAATATGGCGTAGCTACAATCGAATTTGAGGCGGGCGCAGCCGACGGTATGTACGAATTTTGCGACAAGGTCGTAGGCGGAGCAATACCCAAACAATTTATTCCGGCAGTAGACAAGGGGCTTAAAGAAGCCGTTAAAAAAGGTATCCTTGCAGGTTACCCAATGATTAACCTTAAATGTAGCGTAATTGACGGTAAATATCACCCCGTAGACAGTAAGGAAATCGCTTTCGTTTCGGCGGCAAAACTTGCATACGAAGAAGCTATTCCTAACGCAAAGCCAATTCTTCTCGAACCGGTATATCTTATTAAAGTAACTGTTCCCGAGAGCTTTATGGGCGATATTTTAGGCGACCTTAATAAGCGTCGTGGTAGAGTGCTAGGTATGGAGCCTGACCAGGGTAGACAAATTATTTCCGCCGAAGTTCCTATGGCTGAAATTACTAAATACGCAACCGACCTGCGTTCGATGACGCAAGGCAGAGGCAGTTTTACTTTGGAGTTTATTAGATACGACGAAGTTCCCGCATTGTCGGCTACTAAGATTATCGAAGACGCTAAAAAGCGCGCGACCGAAGAAGAATAAACTAATATTTACAAAATTTAAAGGGGCAATTAGATACGCCCCTTTTTTGTATAAATTTTACCGTTTTTATATTTTACTTAAAAAAATTGATTTTTAGTCAACATTACTATATAATGTATGGCAAGATAAGGAGAAGTTTATGAAAATTTTGGTTACGGGCGGTACGGGCTACATCGGTAGTCATATTGTAGTCGAATTATTAAGCAGAGGCGACGAAGTCGTTATAATAGACAACCTCTCTAACAGCGACATTACCGTACTTGACCGAATAGCTCAAATTACTTCGGTTCGTCCGTCGTTTTATAAATTAGATTTATGTGACCTTGACGGGTTGTCGTACATTTTTTCCATACACAAATTCGATGTGGTA
Encoded here:
- the nrdR gene encoding transcriptional regulator NrdR encodes the protein MKCLFCGCEESKVVDSRSIEEGNAIRRRRECEGCGRRFTTFETIETTPILVIKNSGVRQPFDKNKLKNGIIKACEKRPVAMRQVDSLVEDIQKQLFNSLEQEVTSKRIGELVMEGLKSIDEVAYIRFASVYRQFKDSATFIQEMTKIFEPEKKI
- the rpsT gene encoding 30S ribosomal protein S20, translated to MPNIKSAEKRVSVSNKKKLENQMVRSQMNTAIKKFNAAISSSDLELAKKLLPIAESKIDGAATKGVIHKNCANRKKSQVSKALYQLVNGIVVIKIDAKTQKQAEQKAAAVKKAEEQATIKATINDARKAKEAAKVPAPKKSAKPVASPVKKTEEKKETAKKAPKKVAKPVEQPVDEPTDEIK
- a CDS encoding aspartate/glutamate racemase family protein: MSIVIIDSGVGGSSVYQKVKKLLPQQNYIYFCDNLHFPYGERSVMELQQIAKQNIDYLINNYQVSCFVLACNTITACAIDCLRSTYLDYSFVGTEPPIKQALEYTANNCLVASTRATALSQRLKERFNQDNVKFVAFDKLASMVECQEPSKNISRYINSVLEKQDYNFDCVALGCTHFLLCKYEFSQAFIGEVFDGSLGVASRVKQLVGKARQEFACSVILTKHDDNKYNQIVKLLQ
- a CDS encoding elongation factor G, whose translation is MIAKDIRNFALIGHSGEGKTTLAEAILFNAKAIDRQGKVDDGNSTLDFDPEEIAKKISISLSVANGTYRQTKFNIIDVPGYFDFDGEKVQALSVADSAIIVTSASGDMSVGTEKSIDYCIANKIPAIIFINGLDKENTNYQGTVSAITERYLTKVTPLFIPITKGGFSGFANVLNGKFYQTSDEANAIEMPSAIADEVASLHSKVVESAAESDDKLMEKYFEEGDLTEEEVEQGLKQGVLNCVTIPIFGGAAYSNKGIFNLMNHIISLLPSPDKREIIATDDDGNSKTIKCDATCPVVLRVFKTVVDPFVGRLTYFKLLSGSLKSGLMLKNANKDSEEKISSMYFVKGKKQEPTDTITAGDIGAVSKLNTPTTGDVLSEGVELTLPPINMPSPVLSMAVYAAKKGEEDKIFAGLSKLKDEDISFSVVKNIETNEMLLSGVGENQLDILCRKLRNKFGVEAVLKEPRIAYKETIKGKATAEGKHKKQSGGAGQYGVATIEFEAGAADGMYEFCDKVVGGAIPKQFIPAVDKGLKEAVKKGILAGYPMINLKCSVIDGKYHPVDSKEIAFVSAAKLAYEEAIPNAKPILLEPVYLIKVTVPESFMGDILGDLNKRRGRVLGMEPDQGRQIISAEVPMAEITKYATDLRSMTQGRGSFTLEFIRYDEVPALSATKIIEDAKKRATEEE